In the genome of Chiroxiphia lanceolata isolate bChiLan1 chromosome 5, bChiLan1.pri, whole genome shotgun sequence, the window tttaaacTTGTGTTTTTAGGGAAAAGTAGATATGGATTTAACATCTATACAGGACTGTACAGTCCCTGTTGGATTGCCTTGCTCTTTCTAAAGCAGTTTGACCAATAGCCAGCCTCTTGTGCAGGGCAGTGTGGGATAAAAGAGGGGTTCATCCAACACTGGGACCAGTAGTCCAGGAAGCATTGGAAAAGCTGCCACATAGTGATAACATGTAATCGGGTTTGTATCAAAAACACAGTTCAGTCAAGAacaaatataatataatttttagagGGATTTTTTAGAAACTGGGATTTCTGAGGTCTGTACAGATCATTCTACAGTGAATGGAGTGAACTGACTTGCCCGTGTTTTACAGATTTCCCCTTCTATAGAGGAAAACAATACCTTCTAACAGgtgtgggaaaaaaagctctgagaGTGAATTGCATTCTTGAAATATGTGCATTTCCTATGTCAAGCTCAAAACCATAACCTGGAACCAGTCCCTTCCATTTCTGGTctaaatttcagtttctttccatggaaaaaaaattaacttaaaattattttcctttatcaaCTATGGTACGTGAAAGTGTAAAGTCAGACTGAACATACCCTCAGTCCGGTGGACATTTTTACTGACTAAAGGCTGTAAgatttcttttggaagaaatgtAATAATTTACTCCTCACCACTATTTTCTCGCCCTTTTCTGATGGACTAGTTGGAATTAACGATCTCCAGAAGGATGCATTTCACATCACTGTGACAACAACTGCAACCTCTGAGAAACAGCCAGGATTTCTTTCAGTCAACAAGCTGGGCCTGAAGTGGGCCATGATGAGTCAAGGTCGAATGGTGTGGTTAAAAGACACCACCACTCCGAAAATCAGCCGTGGAGAAGTGAGGCGATTCCTTGCCCGGATGAAATTTGTTGACTTTCCTCAGAAGGTGAGATTGTGCAGGAATCCATGCACAATGAAATCCAAGCCCTTGAAAACATCTGATCTCTTCCCTGAGAACAGACACAGTTAAGGTGCTCTTTGGGATGCAAAGAGACTGGTGGGATGCAAAGAGATGGTAATAGGTTTTGGCTTTAATGTTTGtttgcctttccttctccagctctaGCCTGGTGGTTCCTCCGATTTTGGCTGGACCTGTGGCCTGTATGGGGAATACAGGAAGCTGCTCTGTGGATCTTCAGGAAAATTGCTGTGTAGAGGGAATGGGGGCTAAAagctctttccctttcttcagcTATCTGGGGAGTGCTGGTGGAGGCAGGTTTGTCCCAGGCAGACCTGCCAGGTACCAGAGGAAGCTTGTTCAGCTACTCCCCCTCCATATGCTGTTCTTGCATGCTTCCTTCCAGGTAGcacagaaatgtgaatttagaatttgtatacatatatatataaaaccaggctttatatatatatgtgtgttaaTTTATAccatatatgtatattttttgtatgtttaaTTTATGAATGAGATTTAGGACACACCTTTTTATGTCCAAACAGTATTCCCAGGCAGTCAAACAAGCTGTAGGCCTAAAGAGGGCCACGATGAGTCAAGGCAAATGATGTGGCTAAAGCACACTACCTGctttaatatttgtatttttagagtGAAGCCTCTGTCTGGCTCCTGCAGGGTTAGTCTTGTCTACAGCCTCTTCTGTGCTCTCAGCCCTCTTCCTCATGCTGTCCCCAAACTCACCCACAAACTAGCTCTCTAGCTGAATTACCTGATCTAGAGAAAGATGGTCTCCACAGCATTTGCCAGCCCTTGCACTTGTGTATTTCTGTCCCAGTTCCAAGTTCAGGACAGGTGCATGTGGGTGATGTAGAAGTGCAAGATCAACATCTTATTTCTATCCATCCTTGAGCTTTGTAAGAACCCCAAGTGTCACTGTAATATCACACTGCAGTCCAATGGGCTGAATTTCCCTTTGCAAATATAACACAGCCCTTTTGGGATAGATTCCCAGCAGATCCCAACTGTCACTGTAAAGGTCACTCAATCTAGTCACAGAAAAGCTGATTCTTACGCCACTGCTTCAGGGTTTACAGGCTCAGACAGAGACAGAACTGGAAagattttctgtgcattttaacCCTATTCTGAGCTCAGTATTGCCATTCCcttgccagcccagccctgtgtgcagctccaggaggaaCAGACTACCCCTGGGAGACATTTGCTCACAGTGTGTTTAGTGTTTTGAACTGTGCCCCAGAATGTGTTAGTAGTCTCCTGTGTTGCAGTTACAGAGCATCTGTACAAATTTTCTTGTGATAGAAATGACTGTATAAACAGGAACCACTTTGGTGCCCCAGCAGTTCCCCACAGTTCAGGGCAACAATGTAGGGACTGTTTTCCCAGTATGCCTTTCCAGGTCTGACCTTTGACATTAGGCAGAGCTAGGCTGAGATGAAGATTGCAAAGATTCTTCTGTCCTCCTGTTGGCATGTGCCCTTCTAGCCTCCCTGCACTTCCCTGCGAGTGGTGGTTATGGCAGACTGACCCTCCTTCCAGATGGGCACATCTACCATTGATTTGCTCTCCTGGCCTCTTGAGACCTCTCCTTGCTGTATCACCCTCTCTATCGTCCCTGCATCTCCATATAAAGCTTCCAGGATAGCCCTTCAAGATTAGCTGCAAGCCCCAAGGCTGGTCCTTGGGCTCTGCTCTCTTAATGTCAGAGCCTGTGAACAGTTTGTATATGTTTCATGGTATTTTTGTGTAAATAGCTTTGTATATATTTAGCACAATTGTAGCAACTGCTCTAGGCCTGGCATTTTCCTTCAGACAGGTTTTAGTGTTTATAATACACAGTCAGTTAATACAGCTGCATAATAGGACTGAAAGTGTGAGGACTAGTAACATAAGAGGGATTAATTAAACAGGAGTGCCTCTTCCCTCCTGTCCAGCCACCACCTTGCTGGGAAAGGTGAAGCAGCTGTTACCTAAGTAGTTATTCTTCTGAGGTTCTTCCTGAGAGAACCGTTATTCCAATGCAGCGGCATTAGCTCCTCCTTAATGTGAATTCACCTGCCCGCATTCTCCCTCCCCCCCGTGAATAAAGAGTCTGTCTGTATATTGTTGGGAAAATGTATTTGAACTGTGAACTGCAGTGGAGCAAATAAATACTGTGTACAGCATCATGTATCATGTGAACCAATATTTCACCTTTGAGAGATAATGAGTTTactttggggtttgttttgggggttgcaatatttttatgatagggaagaaggaacagatgaatagaaacaagaaaaaagcaaaaggacaGCCAAAGATTCTTAAAGGTTGTGGAGAAACAGTAAAAAGAGGCAGACAGTAAAGTACCTCAGAATGAGAAATTTCTGGGGAAAAAGCAAGAGGGGAGCATGTGGGAGTCATTACAGAGAGGAAAGTGGAGGAGAGAGATGTCTGAAAGCTACCCCCCATTCCTACTGCAGCAGGACTTTTAATCTgggggcagggagaagaggagtCTGGGCCTGGAAATTAAGAATAAATAGGGTGTTCAGAGAGGATGACAACTGATCAGTACAAACACTGATGCTTTTAACCATAGCACTGAACTGAGGTCAGTGTGACCCACTCAAAGAGTGCAATTTGCCATCTGGATGGTGCTGACTGTCTATTCCCAAGTGCAGTACTGGGGTTAGGATATTTGCCTCAACTCTGCCTGAAAGTACTTGAGACAGCTGGCACCAAAATGTCCCTCCAGTTTCACCCTTCTCAGCAGAGGACACCCGTAAAACTGTGATCAGGGAGGACCCCCAGCCTGCTACTGTTAGCACTGTAGGTTGCCCTAACCCAGTGCCCACCTTCTCTTCTCAATCCCTGAACTGTAGAGGAAGGAAGAGTCCCCCAAGAGCTTGCTAACAGTGATGCCAGTGTTTGTTGCAGAGCTCTTGTGCCTCCCAAACCCCACTGCTCTGTCCCTGTATGCTCATCAGCCCTAACAACGATCCTCCCCAATTGTCTGGCCCAAGACTtcatccagctccagctctggttCCCGCTGTagcattttctgctgcagatcAGTGTAGAAGTCAACTCCCTCAGAGACTGAAAGGAAGGCCTTGCCTCTGGGCTCATAGTAGCTGCTTATTTGCTGTAGGAAGCACTGGTGGTGCTGAGGCTGATCCTTGAAGCTCCCATCATAGCCCTTGATGTGGTTCCTTTTGAACTCCAGTATTGTCTTGGTGTAGGTGTTGAGAGTGGTGACAGCAGAGGCCATGCAGCAGGTAAAGGAGGCCCAGGCCATGCTACCAGAGAGACACAAAAGAAGCACATGCTGTGAGAAGCCAGGTAGGGTAAGGAATTGAACACTGTAACACACCCTGATCTTGAACACTGTAACACACCCTGATCTTCAAGGCAGAAGCTGCTGGTCATGGACATGAACTAGAATGACTAAGGCTCATAGAATTACAGTTCTTGGGGGTCATCTCACCACAAGATCCTTCTTAGATCAGTGGGTTAAATACTGGTCATCCCTGtcacagggaagggagggataGAGGGCAGAGGAAAAGGGCAGCAGGGACATCTGTAATTGGTCAGAGCAGGACAGCACAGCTTGGAAGCAAGTTCTGTATTACAGGGCTGCTCAGTGTCTTCCTGCACATGAGGCTTGTCTACTTGAGTGTAATCAGATCGCCATGCTGACATTTGATGTCCATGGGTGGTACATGGCACTGGAGTGTTTAAGTCTTAAGAATCAGTGTGGTTATCATCAGTACAGCATTGCAAATCGAACCTACACTTTCTATGGACACTTGGAAGGCTCATCCAACTGTTTTTCAAGTCAGATATGTCATATCAGCTGTTGTTGGCTACTTTATCCTTTAGAGAAAGGCACCCTGAGCCACCTGCTTTTtgcagctgctcttcctggctCATAAGTGACACCGTGGTCTATCACCCCCTTTCACTCCTTCCTGCATGTAGTATCATCTTAAGATGATCTTGGCCTCCAGTGCAGCTACCATTGCACAGCTGGGCCAGCACTGGAGAAGATGGTGTGACTGCTGGTtgtgggctgggctgtgtccaCATCTTTAAGCATATGTCTAGATTTGGTGTTGCAGGAATAGGCCCTTTGGACATTGCTTAGTGAAGATGCCAAACCAGCATGCAACTTACtaaaactgcagagaaacaaGGCATGTTTGAGAGCATCGTCACAAGTGTGACACTGCCCTCTGCacacagggaagagctgagaccaaacagggaaaaacagcaGAGGGGCAAACCTGATTAGTCAGTAGGGTTGAAGGAAATTGTTTAGGTGTGACCCCATTGTTTTGCCAGTCCTTTGGTAGCTACTCATTTAAGTAACTCAGCAACTGCTTATTAAAACAGGGGCTAAGGCAAAGACAAGAGATTAGTAGTAGGAGAACCATTTCTTTGGAAACACAGAAGGTcaagaaaggaggaggaagcaggtgGCATGGCTGAAGCCCAGAAGGCTGGGGAGGTCAAGATGGCTTCAGAGTTCACGTACTAGAACGCCCAGCCATAGTCCCATGAGTGCGGTCTCCAGTCCTCTGGTCCCAGATTAACAGTTGCCTGGAAGACTTGAGTGTACATCATGTGGGCCACCATCCCAAGGAGACCTGGacacaaaagacaaaacaaataaGTTACAGCAGGAGCCAGAGCAGCATACTTCAGCCTTGCGTGGAAGAGGAGGCTCTCCTGCTTCTGTGATTCCAAGCCTACAGTAATAAGCTTACCTGACAGCACTGAGGAGACAGCAGCAAAGGCATTGAGCTTCATCCCACAGACAGGATTGCCAGTATGCAGCATTTCCACTGTCAGGAGGATGAAGCTGATGAGCAGCAAGCTGATGTACAGCATCTCTGATCCCAGCGACAGCCACAGGATTCCTGCCAGGAATACAGGATGAAACCATGTTCAAGGGAAAGTACCCCCCTTTCCCAACTCAATCCTTAAAGGAGGTACTTTGGGAAGAAGGGAACAAAGACAAACAACAAAGACCCAAAAGCAATTGCCCCAACCTGTGAGTGAGGACTCAAAGAGTGTTGAATGGGACAGTGTTTATCACAGAAGATGGCTTGGCTAGTCTAGCATGGCAAAGCTGAAAAGAACTAAAATGCCGTCTGTGAACAAGTCAACATTATTCATaaagagcaaagaggaaaacagggGGGAAAAGACAGGGGAAGCTGTTGAGTATTAGCATAAAACCTAGTGATCATAAATTGGCCACGAACACATCTGAACTCTAATCACAGCAATGTAAGCAAACAATTTTTAACCTGGGACTCAGCTAGTTAAGAACTATATGGTACATCCACAGCTTTGTCAGGACCTGGCCTCTGGAATTCAGGAAACCCCTTGCAAGCCAAATCCccaattaaaatgaaacacattCTTTGGGGTCGATAGCCAGCTAGGGCAGTAACATTCACCACTCACCCTGCTTCTTGAACAGAGTGCAGGTACTTTCATGCTGGGATTTTGAGTGGGATTTAAGTGATACCACAGTGCACAGCTGAGCTCAGTTCTACAGCTGTGCAGTAGAACTTGGAGGAGAATGAGAAAAGGCATTCTGTAATGTAGGGCTGTGGAAAAGCACAGGATTCACTGAGGAAGAAACATTATTCTGACAAATGAAGCAGCACTGTGAACACTACTGTTAGCAACTATTAATGGTTGTAGAGGAGACATtcagctggggaaaaggagTGTGAAGAAAACCCTCATTAATGTGGCACTGACTTGAATGCTCAACATCATTAGTGCCATAGAGTCACCTAGCTCTTTAGCAGAAATTGATGAGCTGCATTCCCTGTTTAAAGGAGCTGGCTTACTTGCTGCAGCACCATAGTTCATTAGAGGTCAGACTGCCAAAAGTATTCTGGAGGTTTCAGGCACCACACATGCACAGAGACCTCTGCATCTGGCCTTTCGTTGTGAGGCCAGGCTCTCCACAGATGCTTTGTAGTTTGGTCTTGTAATGTCGCCTATGATTTGTGGAGTTGCTCTGCACACACTCAGCTTGGCCAGCCAAGCCCAGCCCACAATCAGCAGTCACACCACCTTCTCCAGTGCTGACCCAGCTATACAATGGCAGCTGCACTGGTCATCTTAAGATGATACTACGTgaaatgatgatgataataCATTCTTACAATTCCTCAGCATTTGTTCCAGCCCTTGCTCTCATGGCTTGAACGCTGACACTGGCTCTGCACCCCAGACCTTTCCCTTCACATACGAACATCCTCTGAAATGACTTGCCTTCAGCCTCCGTCTCAGGGAACAGTTAGCAAGCCCACACCAGTTGAAATGCTTTCATTAAAATCTCCATAGCATATGTACACATACACTGATGTATACTGAGGTCATCCACAGGATAATTCGAAACATGTGACAGTGACAGGAAGGATGATCTCTCCTACTCAAATGATGTTTTGTACTGATGAGGCAAGGACTTTACCCTAAAAGGGTAACTTTCAGGTGTCCTGTTCACTTACCACAAAGTAAGAGGTGATTCAGCTTCTAGACTCACCACACTAGACTTCACCCAAACTGAAGCACTGAGTTAACATGCAGCCTATGTGGGAGGGACTGCCCTCAGGTAGCATCCACCTCTTCTCCCGGACTACAGCAAGATGACAAGCTCTGACTGGGAAACCTCCTAGATGAGAAAAATCCCACTTCATATGGGAGGTTTCCAGCACTGATTTCACAAATGGCAATGGTTTATGCAGATATATGGGTCAAAATCTTTGCTCTTTTAGCAACCATAAGGTCAGGATTTCATGCCTGGCTCTTTGGGAACCTGCTGTCCTCACACAGGCAAAATGTTGCGGGTCCCCCATCTCAAGTAGGCACACTGGGCAGCTACAGTGAGATATGGGGATTTGCTCTTACCTCTCTCTGCTGGTGGTGAAAGCTCAATAAAGCTGCGGCATTTCtcttctgaaacacaaaatcaaaGCTATTAGTTTACAAAACAATGCAGAGcacataagggaaaaaaaatatcttcatctCACTTTCTTTTCAGTGCATAGATCCAATCATCCCTGAGTCCAGCCATCAGATCTTCTCACCTCTGGTCTTTTTCTAACTGTCTTTCCAGATTTTCACTGAGGCAAAGTAGGGAAAGGCAGAGTCTGCCTGGAAAACTAGAAATTgcctttccagaaaaaaaccttcagcaATTCATAAACCTTATGAGCCTCTGCTGAATATAAAAATTTGTTGCTACTCATTGACAACATTACTGATGGTCAGGTCTATTAGGAGTGTAGCTTATAACAGATTGCAGACCCACCACTTCTGATGAGGATGTGAATTCCCACTCACCCCAATCTCAGAAGAGCAGTTCTAGCACCGCTTCtcaaagaacaaagaaaaaaaattaaaaacaaaaaccaagctTCCCACATAAAGTACTTCATGACAGAGATATAAGTCCCTCTTCTGTGGCAGAGATCATACAGAAATATGATCCTCTGTCCTCACATATTAGGCATGCTATTTCGACAAACTGTGTtcatatttgctttgttttttatgtTGGCCAGGCACAAACTACTGTCTTAGCTGAGGGTCTGTCATTATTATCTGTAAGTTTCTCTTCTTGCATACTGCATTACTGCATTTGAGGGTCCTCTCCTCTACTTGGCACAATATTTTCTCCCAGACATTTCCGGTTCATGTAAGAATCTCATTTTCCTAATTTCTATCCCCAGTTCTAATCTTTCCAAATCTCCTGTGTTACTTCTGTCATCCACAGCTCTCAGAATGCTACCCAGTTTAGTGCCATCTGCAGTTCTCATTAACTTGCAGTTTGCTACTTCACCTAGAACTTTAATGAGGATATTCAGTAATGGCTCATCTAAATTGATCCTGAGATTAGCCTCAATAATGAAATCCTTTCTGCCGCTCAGCTCAAACTCCTTTTGTTCTCAGTAGCCCCTTTtatattgttgttgttgtctaTGCACTTGCTTCAAAGATGTGCCATAGTGGTTGGGTTGTACTTGATTTACAGGAAGCAGGAGACCGAGACTGACTGTGTTCTACCCCATGCTCTACCCCATGCTCTGCTGTGATCCAGATGTAACATGCTCTCTGTGTTCCTTCAGGCATTGGGGTTATCCCAGGACTGCCCAGTGGCCAGATAAGTCTTTTAGAGAAATCAGTCAAGGGATGTACTTCCATTCCCACAAGCACCATGGAAACACACCTCAACCCAAATACCCAAACCAGTCCCAAATAAACACATCTCCTTCTGCAGCCTGTCTAGAAACCCTCACAACAATTAGCAGCCTGCCCGTTAGGACACGAGAATTTCAAGCACATTCCCTTCTGCTCCAACCCCCGCTTCTGTCTGCTTTTATTCAccagttatttattttcaaactctGACAGCAACAGAtaagaaaattagaaatgttCTACTGGAACTGTGGCTTGCTTAAAGATGAGACGTTTGTCCTTGGAGAGAGCTGAAGAGAGGGCAATGGGCTCAGGGGAATGGGCCTGATGAAAGTGACTTTCATCACTATATCCTTAGATGCATATCTCTCCACTGGCCACCTTCTGGGTCAGTTCCAATCCTTGATGTGTGTGCCAGGCCGTAAAGAGCAtctgtgccctgcagagcaTCCACCTGTGAGGGTGTAGCACAGGTTCCAGCAGAAGGACTTCAGTAGATCTGGACAGGAACAAGTCAAGGGTGAAGGGAAGCACTAAAGGGTTCTCATATGGGTTGCACAACCAGTCTTTGGCACTTCAGGATTTACAGTGGCAGTCCCAGGTGGTGAAAAATCACAAATGAAACCTGTCACAACATCACAAGAACATCTAAAACCAATTAGAATATTGCTGCTCTAATCCTCAGGTCAATTTGCCTCCTAGCTTCAGTTTCTCTGGGTTCAAATCCTCCAGGTTTTCTCTGTATCTATAAGTAGtaattctctttctctcttttatttttttttttttttaagaaaagccCAATCTctgtttaataaaacaaaacctctcTGTTTGGTGTTTTAAGGACAACACCAACTAATGCAGTCCTCACAGTGATAGCTAAAAATTGACAACTCTGCATAAAATCACTGTACTTAAATTTTTGAGAGGACATGCACAAATTTACCCCGGAGAGCATGAAGTAAGCTATGTATAGGAATGGAAAcatggggaaagggaaaggagggtCACTGAAGTTCCCATCAGGATGGACAATGCCATCACAAAGTCACTGCCATCACCACAACCATTTGCATTCCACAGCCCTTGTTGCAGACTGAAGGGCACGCTAGAGACAACCATTCTCCTTTTCCCCGCTCTGTGAGCATTCCagtgaagaacagaaatatatCAAGCACGGCAGTGCACAGGGCTGATGCCATCTAGGAAAATGAAGAAGACTTTTCTCCCAAGTGTTGTCAGCCTGCCACCTCTCAGTTTGAAACTCCTATGGAATAAATACAAGGGAATAAATTGTGGTTGCCTGAGCAAGACACTACCTGGCCCTTCCATGCTCTCTTCACAGGAAAGCCACATCCCTGTGTGGAAGTATCTGAAGGCAAAACGGTCATCTCCAGTCTCCCAGCTGTAGTGCACCACATCCTCAGATGAAACATTGCTCGTATCTGCATCAGATGGCATGGGGACACCGATGCACTGGGTGGCTTTGCTCTTCCCACACAAAGGTTTGGGCACTTTCTGGGTCCCGGTGCACCAGTAGCTGCCAAGCAAGGCAGTGGTGGAGAGGGTGAGAGCCAGCAGGTTCAGGATGACAGCCAGGAAAGTACGGTGTAATGGCAATCGCTTCAGCAGCTCCATCTACAACACACAAATGGGAGGGACCGTCACACCAGCCACTTGTCCCACCTAGCCTTACAAGTCCCAGCTTTTCCCAGCATGCATCTGTGGGGAGGGGTTATGAGGACTCTGTCCTCCTCACAACGTCGCAACAGCTCACTCATCATGGCAGAACCATTTCTTGAAAGCCAGGGCAATGGATCAATATGTAAGCTTCGACCATTTCAAAGTATGCTGAATATCTGCACTGGGTAAGAGAGGGTCATCCAGCAAACATAGCAGCGCTGAGTGCATTGAGGTATCTGAGGTATCTGAGCACATGagcaaaatgaaagaacatCATATTTACTGCATCTCAGAGATGATAGAAAAAAACTGTTAACCAGCTTCCTCAAACACCACAAGTTGCTCTGTCCAGCTAAATGAGAAATCTTGCTGCCAAGTGTCCCAAAACACTTCTTCAAGCAGTTAATTACTGACCCTATGGAGGTAGAGAGTATAGTGATTTCACAgtggggaaaggcaggaaaatgttCCTACATTGCTGAGGGTCGTAGGACACACATGAAAGCAGTGGCCTGCTCAGAGGAGACACCCAGCTATCCAGACCTGGCAGCTCGAGTTCAAaccccagagcagcacctcCCACCTGAGCCCTGACTGGCACATCAGAAATCTGGTAGGGTGGTGGGACGACAGCATCTCTGCTCTCACACAAAGTGCCAAaggttggggattttttataAGAGCAACCATTATCACAAACATTCTTCCCAGTTTCATCTCATCATTAAAAGTAATTCAGAGTGCAGTTTGGGAACCAGGGTCATGTGGACTTTCCCACTCAGAGGAAAGCTCAAGACCTTAGGATTCTTGCAAAACCCTTCACTGACTTCTAAGAACCCCAACCTATCACTTCATGGATTGATTAGATATCATCTACCTACACATCAACTTTCATGTAATCAACGCATGTCTCTTCCCACATGGCACTCCCTATGTTTGGCACAGCTTCATCCAGATACTCCCACTCTTTCCTATTTATGACTCAAAATCTATTTGTCCACGAATAGATTCAGTTTGTACAGACATTGCCTGCTGCTGGTCCTCTTCACTTAACTCCGGCTGACTCACCCAACGTCGAACGTGTGAGAAAGACCCAGCATTCTGCGGACACCACTATAAATAAATGATACAAGAGCAAGCTTTGCATTGTTTGTGACTGCACCACAGCTGAAAGTGGTGCAGTTAGAACCGTATTTTCTGCTAACCAGCAAGCTTGGAAATGTGGTCAATAAAGATGGTGCTGAAGCTCCTCTTGACAAGCAGGACTTCATTAGCATGTCATCACACTGAGAAAGCAGTACCTGACCCAGAACAGCCTcactgaaagcaagaaaatactCAGCTCCTGAAAATTTCCTGTGTTGTTTTATGCTCtggcttcttttttctctttgccagGGCATTTCTTTCTTGCAGCAATGGAAAAGCTGCACCCTGGAGATGGTAACATCTCAGTGATTCCATAGCTAATGACTTCTGTGATCTGAAAGCGTGTTGGATATCACCATTTTTGCAGAGCAGATACCTACTAGGACCAGTTTTTGGCTAAGGTTCGTGGCAAATTTCTCATTGaaagtttttttcagtggaaaatttgGCTTATGACCGAAAAGGAAATTATAGATAAAATTGTTCTCCTCAAAAACATGATTTTCCACCTGAAAATAGAAACCTTCAGCACACaaagtttttcagattttcatcaATGCTTGATTATAAGAATTTCTGTCATGAGGTTTTGTGCTgtttatgcttttatttaaaaaaaaatccactcacAATATTgacaaaaattatctttataATTTAAATCGTCAATAGTGGAAAAAATGTTCTCTCCAGTTGATTTATGACAGTAGTTGAAAGGCCATATAATTTCAAGAAAAGtgttaaggaaaagaaaaaaaaat includes:
- the GSG1 gene encoding germ cell-specific gene 1 protein isoform X2; its protein translation is MELLKRLPLHRTFLAVILNLLALTLSTTALLGSYWCTGTQKVPKPLCGKSKATQCIGVPMPSDADTSNVSSEDVVHYSWETGDDRFAFRYFHTGMWLSCEESMEGPEEKCRSFIELSPPAERGILWLSLGSEMLYISLLLISFILLTVEMLHTGNPVCGMKLNAFAAVSSVLSGLLGMVAHMMYTQVFQATVNLGPEDWRPHSWDYGWAFYMAWASFTCCMASAVTTLNTYTKTILEFKRNHIKGYDGSFKDQPQHHQCFLQQISSYYEPRGKAFLSVSEGVDFYTDLQQKMLQREPELELDEVLGQTIGEDRC
- the GSG1 gene encoding germ cell-specific gene 1 protein isoform X1, which produces MKSCVPLETCHDFKCSQAQITPREGPTSHITVKMELLKRLPLHRTFLAVILNLLALTLSTTALLGSYWCTGTQKVPKPLCGKSKATQCIGVPMPSDADTSNVSSEDVVHYSWETGDDRFAFRYFHTGMWLSCEESMEGPEEKCRSFIELSPPAERGILWLSLGSEMLYISLLLISFILLTVEMLHTGNPVCGMKLNAFAAVSSVLSGLLGMVAHMMYTQVFQATVNLGPEDWRPHSWDYGWAFYMAWASFTCCMASAVTTLNTYTKTILEFKRNHIKGYDGSFKDQPQHHQCFLQQISSYYEPRGKAFLSVSEGVDFYTDLQQKMLQREPELELDEVLGQTIGEDRC